Proteins co-encoded in one Montipora capricornis isolate CH-2021 chromosome 12, ASM3666992v2, whole genome shotgun sequence genomic window:
- the LOC138027699 gene encoding short-chain collagen C4-like encodes MKYPRVKTPCGGLRFLVVLMICFPILVHISAMDDQRPNNHDVHATGQKTESMLFRERRRIKKNTTQNPQDIEKRVKILEERLDVLMRSPSLGSNGDSYSSLTAYLLGKNIQNKEKMGPPGPPGPPGTPGLAGNPGSHGKTGPKGEPGKPGTNTPLPGPPGPKGQQGAVGKTGAQGPQGAKGEKGQNGTAKSGVKYVRWGRTTCPSGAQIVYKGIIGGGHYDHYGSGANYLCLPHTPKYDKYKNGHQSAGYIYGAEYEVSQYNGDPFKVNRHNHDAPCVVCFVASRGSMLMMPARNDCPSGWTEEYHGYLMTERHSHKHSSDFICVDGDAEYVPGSHANKDGALLCPVEGICGSLPCLPYVSGRELTCAVCTK; translated from the exons ATGAAGTATCCGCGAGTGAAAACCCCATGTGGTGGCTTGCGTTTCCTTGTTGTGTTAATGATTTGCTTTCCCATTTTGGTCCACATCTCAGCCATGGATGATCAGCGTCCAAATAATCACGATGTCCATGCAACTGGACAAAAGACTGAGTCGATGCTGTTTCGCGAACGGAGAAGAATTAAGAAAAACACCACTCAAAACCCACAGGACATTGAAAAACGAGTGAAAATCCTTGAAGAGAG acttGATGTACTGATGCGGTCCCCTTCTCTTGGATCAAATGGAGATTCTTACTCCTCACTTACAGCCTACCTATTGG GAAAGAATAtccaaaacaaggaaaagatgGGACCTCCTGGACCCCCTGGTCCACCAGGGACACCAGGATTGGCTGGTAACCCTGGTTCGCATGGAAAAACTGGCCCCAAAG GGGAACCAGGAAAGCCTggcacaaacacgcccttaccAGGCCCTCCTGGACCTAAAGGACAACAAGGAGCTGTAGGTAAGACTGGAGCCCAGGGACCTCAAGGCgccaaaggagaaaaaggacaaAACGGGACTGCAAAGTCGGGTGTGAAGTATGTTCGATGGGGAAGGACCACATGTCCCAGTGGTGCTCAGATCGTCTATAAAG GGATAATTGGGGGTGGACACTACGACCACTACGGTAGTGGAGCCAACTACCTTTGTCTTCCTCACACTCCAAAGTACGACAAGTACAAAAATGGTCACCAGTCTGCAGGATACATTTACGGCGCTGAGTATGAAGTCAGTCAATACAACGGAGACCCTTTTAAGGTAAATCGCCATAATCATGACGCACCCTGTGTTGTCTGCTTCGTGGCGTCACGTGGTTCAATGCTGATGATGCCCGCAAGGAATGACTGTCCATCTGGATGGACCGAGGAGTATCATGGGTATCTGATGACTGAACGGCATAGTCACAAACATTCCAGTGATTTCATCTGTGTCGATGGTGATGCAGAATATGTTCCTGGTAGCCATGCTAACAAAGATGGTGCCTTGCTGTGTCCCGTGGAAGGCATTTGTGGTTCACTTCCCTGTCTTCCATATGTCAGCGGTCGAGAGTTGACATGCGCCGTCTGCACCaagtaa
- the LOC138027698 gene encoding short-chain collagen C4-like, with protein sequence MKYPRVKTPCGGLRFLVVLMICFPSLVHISAMDDQRPNNHDVHATGQKTESMLFRERRRIKKNTTQNPQDIEKRVKILEERLDALMRSPPLGSNGDSYSSLTAYLLGKNIQNKEKMGPPGPPGPPGTPGLAGNPGSDGKTGPKGEPGKPGTNKPLLGPPGPKGQQGAIGKTGAQGPQGAKGEKGQNGTAKSGVKYVRWGRTTCPSGAQIVYKGIIGGGYFNHYGGGSNYLCLPHNPKYDKYNDGNQESGYIYGTEYQVHQYNGDPFKRNLHDHDAPCVVCFVKSRGSMLMMPARNDCPSGWTEEYQGYLMTEHYTHKHSSDFICVDGDPEYVPGSHANKNGALLYPVEGFCGSLPCLPYVSGRELTCAVCTK encoded by the exons ATGAAGTACCCGCGAGTGAAAACCCCTTGTGGTGGCTTGCGTTTCCTTGTTGTGTTAATGATTTGCTTTCCCAGTTTGGTCCACATCTCAGCCATGGATGATCAGCGTCCAAATAATCACGATGTCCATGCAACTGGACAAAAGACTGAGTCGATGCTGTTTCGCGAACGCAGAAGAATTAAGAAAAATACCACTCAAAACCCACAGGACATTGAAAAACGAGTGAAAATCCTTGAAGAGAG gcTTGATGCACTGATGCGGTCCCCTCCTCTGGGATCAAATGGAGATTCTTACTCCTCACTTACAGCCTACCTATTGG GAAAGAATAtccaaaacaaggaaaagatgGGACCTCCTGGACCCCCTGGTCCACCAGGGACACCAGGATTGGCTGGTAACCCTGGTTCGGATGGAAAAACAGGCCCCAAAG GGGAACCAGGAAAGCCTGGCACAAACAAGCCCTTACTAGGCCCTCCTGGGCCTAAAGGACAACAAGGAGCTATAGGTAAGACTGGAGCCCAGGGACCTCAAGGCgccaaaggagaaaaaggacaaAACGGGACTGCAAAGTCGGGTGTGAAGTATGTTCGATGGGGAAGGACCACATGTCCCAGTGGTGCTCAGATCGTCTATAAAG GGATAATTGGCGGTGGATACTTCAACCACTACGGTGGTGGATCCAACTACCTTTGTCTTCCTCACAATCCAAAGTACGACAAGTACAATGATGGTAACCAGGAATCAGGATACATTTACGGCACTGAGTATCAAGTCCATCAATACAACGGAGACCCTTTTAAGAGAAATCTCCATGATCATGACGCACCCTGTGTTGTCTGCTTTGTGAAGTCACGTGGTTCAATGCTGATGATGCCCGCAAGGAATGACTGTCCATCTGGATGGACCGAGGAGTATCAAGGGTATCTGATGACTGAACATTATACTCACAAACATTCAAGTGATTTCATCTGTGTTGATGGTGATCCAGAATATGTTCCTGGTAGCCATGCTAACAAAAATGGTGCCTTGCTGTATCCCGTGGAAGGCTTTTGTGGTTCACTTCCCTGTCTTCCATATGTCAGCGGTCGAGAGTTGACATGCGCCGTCTGCACCAAGTAA